From Kineosporia succinea, the proteins below share one genomic window:
- a CDS encoding DUF3093 domain-containing protein, which produces MSSDQQQKAKVKRLEESLSPSPAMWFVFVLLGASFGLIPGPINTTVALVTSVLCVVLTVGLVVGFTPRLSLAKGVFAAGRAKVPASLVAKVEPLDAAQMRAAHGVDLDARAYLCTRAWVRTGIRVTLDDPADPTPYWLISTRRPQEWVRALGS; this is translated from the coding sequence GCCTCGAGGAGTCCCTGTCGCCGTCACCGGCGATGTGGTTCGTCTTCGTGCTGCTGGGCGCATCGTTCGGGCTCATCCCCGGGCCGATCAACACCACCGTGGCCCTGGTGACCAGCGTGCTCTGCGTCGTGCTCACGGTGGGGCTGGTGGTGGGCTTCACCCCACGCCTGAGCCTCGCCAAGGGGGTCTTCGCGGCCGGTCGCGCCAAGGTGCCGGCCTCCCTGGTGGCGAAGGTCGAGCCGCTCGACGCCGCGCAGATGCGCGCCGCGCACGGCGTCGACCTGGACGCCCGGGCCTACCTGTGCACCCGGGCGTGGGTGCGCACGGGGATCAGGGTCACGCTCGACGATCCGGCCGACCCCACCCCGTACTGGCTGATCTCGACCCGCCGGCCGCAGGAGTGGGTGCGGGCGCTGGGCTCGTGA
- a CDS encoding DUF4193 domain-containing protein yields the protein MATDYDAPRKTDDDLNEDSLEELKARRVDKSTGSVDEDETEAAEGFELPGADLSNEELSVRVLPRQADEFTCMSCFLVHHRSQLAGEKNGQLICKECAA from the coding sequence ATGGCAACCGACTACGACGCGCCGCGCAAGACCGACGACGACCTCAACGAGGACTCGCTCGAGGAGCTCAAGGCCCGTCGCGTGGACAAGTCGACCGGCTCGGTCGACGAGGACGAGACCGAGGCGGCCGAAGGCTTCGAGCTGCCCGGTGCCGACCTCTCCAACGAGGAGCTCTCGGTCCGGGTCCTGCCTCGGCAGGCCGACGAGTTCACCTGCATGAGCTGTTTCCTGGTGCACCACCGCAGCCAGCTGGCGGGCGAGAAGAACGGCCAGCTCATCTGCAAGGAGTGCGCCGCCTGA
- a CDS encoding inositol monophosphatase family protein, with protein MSDARALRGLAEEVARAGGDLIRAGLADDPAAREVTATKSTETDIVTAMDRAVERLLRERIAAVRPNDGLLGEENGYQPGDSGLTWVLDPIDGTVNYRYGIDAYAVSVAVVEGDPTVDGAWTPVAACVHNPATGDTWTAGRGLGAQLTPGDGSPARTLALGAPPELGQALVATGFGYAAARRAGQARVLTGLLPTIRDIRRIGSASLDLCGVATGTVDAYYERGVNVWDIAAAVLVLTEAGGTVSGLRGAPAGGAMVVGAASPLVEGLCDVLGQLDADSDPV; from the coding sequence GTGAGTGACGCCCGGGCCCTGCGCGGGCTCGCCGAGGAGGTGGCCCGGGCCGGGGGAGACCTGATCCGGGCCGGTCTGGCCGACGACCCGGCCGCCCGGGAGGTGACCGCCACCAAGTCGACCGAGACCGACATCGTCACGGCGATGGACCGGGCCGTGGAGCGGCTGCTGCGCGAGCGCATCGCGGCGGTGCGGCCGAACGACGGCCTGCTCGGCGAGGAGAACGGCTACCAGCCCGGCGACTCCGGCCTGACCTGGGTGCTCGACCCGATCGACGGCACCGTGAACTACCGCTACGGCATCGACGCCTACGCGGTGAGCGTGGCCGTGGTCGAGGGCGACCCGACGGTGGACGGCGCCTGGACCCCGGTCGCGGCCTGCGTGCACAACCCGGCCACCGGTGACACCTGGACGGCCGGGCGCGGACTGGGGGCGCAGCTGACCCCCGGCGACGGCTCCCCGGCCCGCACGCTGGCGCTGGGGGCTCCTCCGGAGCTGGGACAGGCCCTGGTGGCCACCGGCTTCGGCTACGCCGCGGCGCGGCGGGCCGGCCAGGCCCGGGTGCTGACGGGGCTGCTGCCCACTATCCGCGACATCCGGCGGATCGGCAGTGCGTCGCTCGACCTGTGCGGCGTGGCGACCGGCACGGTCGACGCCTACTACGAGCGGGGGGTGAACGTCTGGGACATCGCCGCCGCGGTGCTCGTGCTCACCGAGGCCGGTGGAACGGTGAGCGGCCTGCGCGGGGCCCCAGCCGGTGGGGCGATGGTCGTCGGAGCGGCGTCACCCCTCGTGGAGGGGCTCTGCGACGTCCTCGGGCAGCTGGACGCCGACTCCGACCCGGTGTGA
- a CDS encoding ferrochelatase, which yields MSSLKPYDAVLLLSFGGPEAPDEVMPFLENVTRGRGIPRERLLEVSEHYMHFGGRSPINDENRALLANLREQLTAAGVDLDQTPVYWGNRNWAPFTTDVLREAHENGARRVLAVVTSAYPSYSGCRQYREDLAEALITLSREGRSMRVDKIRHYFDQDGFLSPIAESITEALGTVPTGSHIAFVTHSIPDAMDDASGPQGNAYTKTHREACEAVLSLLAVDTVPEWDLVYCSRSGPPSQPWLEPDIGDHLAGLKNAGVPGVVCVPIGFVSDHMEVVFDLDTEAEEIAQGLDLPFVRAATSGRATAFAAMLASLVVERAAAERGENPERGSQAGSGPWHDVCPAGCCANLRNPDKPAACGVDWVLPIDTSSAAAPAEVTR from the coding sequence GTGAGCTCCTTGAAGCCGTACGACGCCGTCCTCCTGCTGTCCTTCGGCGGCCCCGAGGCTCCCGACGAGGTGATGCCGTTCCTGGAGAACGTGACCCGGGGCCGGGGCATCCCGCGGGAGCGGTTGCTCGAGGTGTCCGAGCACTACATGCACTTCGGCGGGCGCAGCCCGATCAACGACGAGAACCGGGCGCTGCTGGCCAACCTGCGCGAGCAGCTGACCGCCGCCGGGGTCGACCTCGACCAGACCCCGGTCTACTGGGGCAACCGCAACTGGGCCCCCTTCACCACCGACGTGCTGCGCGAGGCGCACGAGAACGGCGCCCGCCGGGTGCTCGCCGTCGTGACCAGCGCCTATCCCAGCTACTCGGGCTGCCGCCAGTACCGCGAGGACCTGGCCGAGGCCCTGATCACGCTGTCCCGCGAGGGCCGCTCGATGCGGGTCGACAAGATCCGTCACTACTTCGACCAGGACGGGTTCCTCAGCCCGATCGCCGAGTCGATCACCGAGGCCCTCGGCACAGTGCCCACCGGCTCGCACATCGCCTTCGTGACGCACTCGATCCCGGATGCCATGGACGACGCGTCCGGCCCGCAGGGCAACGCCTACACGAAGACGCACCGCGAGGCCTGCGAGGCGGTGCTGTCGCTGCTCGCGGTGGACACGGTGCCGGAGTGGGACCTGGTCTACTGCTCGCGCTCCGGCCCGCCGTCGCAGCCCTGGCTGGAGCCGGACATCGGCGACCACCTGGCCGGGCTGAAGAACGCCGGCGTGCCGGGCGTGGTCTGCGTCCCGATCGGGTTCGTCAGCGACCACATGGAGGTCGTGTTCGACCTCGACACCGAGGCCGAGGAGATCGCCCAGGGCCTCGACCTGCCGTTCGTGCGGGCCGCCACGTCGGGCCGGGCCACCGCCTTCGCCGCGATGCTGGCCTCGCTGGTGGTGGAGCGGGCGGCGGCCGAGCGCGGCGAGAACCCCGAGCGCGGCTCGCAGGCCGGTTCCGGCCCCTGGCACGACGTCTGCCCGGCCGGGTGCTGCGCCAACCTGCGCAACCCGGACAAGCCCGCGGCCTGCGGCGTGGACTGGGTGCTGCCGATCGACACGTCGTCCGCCGCGGCCCCGGCCGAGGTGACGCGGTGA
- the sepH gene encoding septation protein SepH → MEDLSLVGVHEDGEHLLVAGPNGQRFRLRVDDALRAAIRRDRARLSQIQIESEGRLRPREIQARIRAGETAEEVAEAAGLSLEHVRKYEGPVLAERGYLAEQARRVRVRRGGGAESLSLDDTVTERLQAREVDSSSITWDAWRGDDGLWVLALEFIAGSTLRQARWLYNASLRHVTAHNDEARWLTEDEPQAADPAPPTSPTGMRRLNSVNPGRGGDRPYDQEQGVVARPAYEEPAAVNLLDTLRERRGRRSRALSEDDDRTGHADPVREAIDSLLNRTDAMGEPPAAHPARSRPQDARDGEVLVLPDAESMYDLDSIDTDPDEDDAPVARPEARTPERGDRDKLDRDRSERERSERERERAERERRERAERERAELENDDTDGDAAAEAAEPEQTPVPAGRRPSAGSRKQRRASVPSWDDIVFGQRRD, encoded by the coding sequence ATGGAAGATCTTTCGCTCGTCGGCGTACACGAAGACGGAGAACACCTTCTCGTCGCGGGGCCGAACGGCCAGCGCTTCCGGTTACGGGTGGACGACGCGTTGCGCGCCGCGATCCGCCGCGACCGCGCCCGTCTGAGCCAGATCCAGATCGAGTCGGAGGGCCGCCTGCGCCCGCGCGAGATCCAGGCGCGCATCCGCGCCGGTGAGACCGCGGAAGAGGTGGCCGAGGCGGCCGGCCTGTCGCTGGAGCACGTGCGCAAGTACGAGGGCCCGGTCCTGGCCGAGCGCGGTTACCTGGCCGAGCAGGCCCGCCGGGTGCGGGTGCGGCGGGGTGGCGGCGCCGAGTCGCTGTCGCTCGACGACACCGTCACCGAACGCCTGCAGGCCCGCGAGGTCGACTCCTCGTCCATCACCTGGGACGCGTGGCGGGGCGACGACGGCCTCTGGGTGCTCGCGCTCGAGTTCATCGCGGGTTCCACGCTGCGTCAGGCCCGCTGGCTCTACAACGCCAGCCTGCGTCACGTCACCGCCCACAACGACGAGGCCCGCTGGCTCACCGAGGACGAGCCACAGGCCGCCGACCCGGCGCCGCCCACCTCGCCCACCGGCATGCGCCGCCTGAACTCGGTGAACCCCGGGCGCGGCGGCGACCGCCCGTACGACCAGGAGCAGGGCGTCGTGGCCCGGCCCGCCTACGAGGAACCGGCCGCCGTCAACCTGCTCGACACGCTGCGCGAGCGCCGGGGCCGTCGCAGCCGCGCGCTCAGTGAGGACGACGACCGCACCGGTCACGCCGACCCGGTGCGCGAGGCGATCGACTCGCTGCTCAACCGCACCGACGCGATGGGTGAGCCGCCGGCCGCCCACCCGGCGCGCTCGCGTCCCCAGGACGCACGCGACGGTGAGGTGCTGGTGCTGCCCGACGCCGAGTCGATGTACGACCTCGACAGCATCGACACCGACCCCGACGAGGACGACGCCCCGGTGGCCCGTCCCGAGGCGCGGACCCCCGAGCGGGGTGACCGCGACAAGCTCGACCGCGACCGTTCCGAGCGGGAACGCTCGGAACGCGAGCGGGAACGCGCCGAGCGGGAACGCCGGGAGCGGGCCGAACGCGAGCGCGCCGAACTGGAGAACGACGACACCGACGGTGACGCCGCCGCAGAGGCCGCCGAGCCGGAGCAGACCCCGGTGCCCGCCGGGCGCCGTCCCTCGGCCGGCAGCCGCAAGCAGCGGCGGGCGAGCGTTCCCTCGTGGGACGACATCGTTTTCGGCCAGCGGCGCGACTGA
- a CDS encoding alkaline phosphatase family protein, with the protein MSNTGTLADVLPAAARALNGATRKGLLPKARTVVVMLVDGLGDQLLAANSGHAPFLRRLRQNAHYARLSSGFPSTTATSLGMLGTGLLPGAHGLVGLEVLDPDRDRLFNELMWDPAVDPRRWQPAPTVFEQVAGTGKDVIRIGPAFFDGSGLTEAVQRGGRFVAARSLEERVDVAIAAARRSKGALIYVYWGDLDKIGHEQGCSSWKWLAELERVDACAQALADGLPAGSVLAVTADHGMVDVPFENRLDVAHEPELLDGVRHFGGEPRSLQMYCEPGAADDVAAAWHARVGGDMTVVTREEAVEAGWFGPVEPHVLPRIGDVVTAATGPVAVVDSRTARPQTLRLLGLHGSRTSVETEIPLLVAQN; encoded by the coding sequence TTGAGCAACACCGGAACCCTCGCCGATGTCCTCCCCGCGGCCGCCCGGGCCCTGAACGGCGCGACGAGGAAGGGCCTGCTCCCGAAGGCCCGCACGGTCGTGGTCATGCTCGTCGACGGGCTCGGCGACCAGCTGCTGGCCGCCAACTCGGGGCACGCGCCGTTCCTGCGCCGCCTGCGGCAGAACGCGCACTACGCCCGGCTGAGCTCCGGCTTCCCCAGCACCACGGCCACCAGCCTGGGCATGCTCGGCACCGGTCTGCTGCCCGGCGCCCACGGCCTGGTCGGCCTCGAGGTGCTCGACCCCGACCGCGACCGGCTCTTCAACGAGCTGATGTGGGACCCGGCGGTCGACCCGCGCCGCTGGCAGCCCGCCCCCACCGTGTTCGAGCAGGTGGCCGGCACCGGTAAAGACGTGATCCGGATCGGCCCGGCCTTCTTCGACGGCTCCGGCCTGACCGAGGCGGTGCAGCGCGGGGGCCGGTTCGTGGCCGCCCGGTCGCTCGAGGAACGTGTCGACGTGGCGATCGCCGCGGCCCGGAGGTCGAAGGGCGCGCTGATCTACGTCTACTGGGGCGACCTCGACAAGATCGGCCACGAGCAGGGCTGCTCGTCCTGGAAGTGGCTCGCCGAGCTGGAACGCGTCGACGCCTGCGCGCAGGCGCTCGCCGACGGCCTGCCCGCCGGCAGTGTGCTGGCCGTCACCGCCGACCACGGCATGGTCGACGTGCCCTTCGAGAACCGTCTCGACGTCGCCCACGAGCCCGAACTGCTCGACGGCGTGCGGCATTTCGGCGGAGAACCGCGCTCGCTGCAGATGTACTGCGAGCCCGGTGCGGCCGACGACGTGGCGGCCGCCTGGCACGCCCGGGTCGGCGGCGACATGACCGTGGTCACCCGCGAGGAGGCGGTCGAGGCGGGCTGGTTCGGCCCGGTCGAGCCGCACGTGCTGCCCCGCATCGGCGACGTGGTCACGGCCGCCACCGGACCGGTCGCGGTGGTCGACTCCCGCACGGCCCGCCCGCAGACGCTGCGTCTGCTCGGCCTGCACGGTTCCCGCACGAGCGTCGAGACCGAGATCCCGCTCCTGGTCGCGCAGAACTGA
- a CDS encoding DUF5998 family protein codes for MDEALPEELVAEVERAGFYPSLVLDSLDVAIAGEAVVSYLVQQETTFDRVEVRRHVTVLSLTPTRLVVAHADDHDPDALSPEPYASASTEAVPLGKVTSVVLSHAVTAPEHHRSGAVPRELSLTIGWGSLTRVDLEPASCADPDCEADHGYTGTLAADDITVRLSAEAEGAAAVKAAKAFARALSAATARP; via the coding sequence ATGGACGAAGCCCTGCCCGAAGAGCTGGTGGCCGAGGTGGAACGGGCTGGTTTCTACCCGTCCCTCGTCCTCGACTCGCTCGACGTCGCCATCGCCGGTGAGGCCGTGGTCTCGTACCTGGTGCAGCAGGAGACCACCTTCGACCGGGTGGAGGTGCGCCGGCACGTCACCGTGCTGAGCCTGACCCCCACCCGCCTGGTCGTGGCCCACGCCGACGACCACGACCCCGACGCGCTGAGCCCCGAGCCCTACGCCTCGGCCTCCACCGAGGCGGTGCCGCTGGGCAAGGTCACCTCGGTCGTGCTCTCGCACGCCGTCACCGCCCCCGAGCACCACCGCAGCGGCGCCGTGCCCCGCGAGCTCAGCCTCACCATCGGCTGGGGCTCGCTCACCCGCGTCGACCTGGAGCCCGCCTCCTGCGCCGACCCGGACTGCGAGGCCGACCACGGCTACACCGGCACCCTGGCCGCCGACGACATCACGGTGCGCCTGTCCGCCGAGGCCGAGGGCGCCGCCGCGGTGAAGGCGGCGAAGGCGTTCGCCCGGGCCCTGTCGGCGGCGACGGCCCGGCCCTGA